The proteins below come from a single Asanoa ferruginea genomic window:
- a CDS encoding hydrogenase maturation protease: protein MNPVDGQVLVAGIGNVFLGDDGFGPAVARALVERGDLPDRVRVVDYGIRGLHLAYDLLDGVGALILVDALPGDAMPGTISVLEVGAGDLPAGAGVDAHAMDPATVLATLRRLGGTLPPTYVVGCRPASLDEDLGLSPAVTAALPLALAAVDALFDKLCPPITEGT from the coding sequence GTGAACCCGGTCGACGGTCAGGTCCTCGTCGCCGGCATCGGCAACGTGTTCCTCGGTGACGACGGTTTCGGCCCGGCCGTCGCCCGCGCGCTGGTCGAGCGGGGCGACCTGCCCGACCGGGTGCGCGTGGTCGACTACGGCATCCGCGGCCTGCACCTGGCCTACGACCTGCTCGACGGCGTCGGTGCGCTGATCCTGGTCGACGCGCTGCCCGGCGACGCCATGCCGGGCACCATCAGCGTGCTCGAGGTCGGCGCCGGCGACCTGCCCGCCGGTGCCGGCGTCGACGCGCACGCGATGGACCCGGCGACCGTGCTGGCCACGCTGCGCCGGCTCGGCGGCACGCTGCCACCGACCTATGTGGTCGGTTGCCGGCCGGCCAGCCTCGACGAGGACCTCGGCCTCAGCCCCGCGGTCACCGCCGCCCTGCCCCTGGCGCTCGCGGCCGTCGACGCGCTCTTCGACAAGCTCTGCCCGCCCATCACCGAAGGGACCTGA
- a CDS encoding DUF6893 family small protein, with protein MRRLGMVTAGFGAALAVAVLVLTVRSVPDIRRYLKIRSM; from the coding sequence ATGAGAAGACTCGGCATGGTGACAGCGGGATTCGGCGCGGCACTCGCGGTGGCGGTGCTCGTGCTCACGGTGCGGTCGGTGCCCGACATCCGCCGCTACCTGAAGATCCGCTCGATGTGA
- a CDS encoding DUF6084 family protein has translation MSLRFSVRDIVAEPHAVTPQLTAKLRIDDDAGRRVHAMVLRCQVRVEPQRRGYDDAEGEALRGLFGGRERWVDTVRSFPWLRCDTTVPGFAGATEVDLALPCTYDLDVVGSAYLHALHAGSVPLTLLFSGTVFVPGATGFAVEPVPWDQTATYELPVLVWRQMIEQYFPGTGWIRLDRDVLDALAAVRARRGHVSWDETLRSLIPAHDGVVT, from the coding sequence ATGAGTCTGCGTTTTTCTGTTCGCGACATCGTCGCCGAGCCGCACGCCGTGACACCGCAACTGACCGCGAAGCTGCGGATCGACGACGACGCCGGCCGGCGGGTGCACGCGATGGTGCTGCGCTGCCAGGTGCGGGTCGAGCCGCAGCGGCGCGGCTACGACGACGCCGAGGGCGAGGCGCTGCGCGGGCTGTTCGGCGGCCGGGAGCGCTGGGTCGACACCGTGCGCTCGTTCCCGTGGCTGCGCTGCGACACCACCGTGCCCGGCTTCGCCGGCGCCACCGAGGTCGACCTCGCCCTGCCGTGCACCTACGACCTCGACGTGGTCGGCTCGGCCTACCTGCACGCGCTGCATGCCGGGTCGGTGCCGCTGACCCTGCTGTTCTCCGGCACCGTCTTCGTGCCCGGTGCGACCGGGTTCGCGGTCGAGCCCGTGCCATGGGACCAGACGGCCACCTACGAGCTGCCGGTGCTGGTCTGGCGGCAGATGATCGAGCAGTACTTCCCCGGCACCGGCTGGATCCGGCTCGACCGCGACGTGCTCGACGCGCTCGCCGCCGTGCGGGCCCGGCGCGGGCACGTGAGCTGGGACGAGACGCTCCGGTCGCTGATCCCTGCCCACGACGGGGTGGTCACATGA
- a CDS encoding DUF5947 family protein, giving the protein MSPPLGALRRISRDRPAPRVAGERCDLCAQPVTDQHAHVVHLEGRALMCACRPCYLLFAGDADQRYRAVPDRYLRFPDVAVDGPAFDALDIPVGLAFLFFNSVQQRLVAFYPGPAGATESELPMAGWDGVLAAHPGLATLRPDVEALLVRRPTPGAAHSGSCHLVPIDVCYELVGTLRQGWRGFDGGTEARAALAAFFALVDERSVDG; this is encoded by the coding sequence GTGAGCCCGCCGCTCGGCGCGCTGCGCCGGATCAGCCGCGACCGGCCGGCGCCGCGGGTCGCGGGGGAGCGCTGCGACCTGTGCGCCCAGCCGGTCACGGACCAGCATGCGCACGTGGTGCACCTCGAGGGCCGGGCGCTGATGTGCGCGTGCCGGCCCTGCTACCTGCTCTTCGCCGGCGACGCCGACCAGCGCTACCGCGCCGTGCCGGACCGCTACCTGCGGTTCCCCGACGTCGCCGTCGACGGTCCCGCGTTCGACGCGCTCGACATCCCGGTCGGGCTGGCGTTCCTGTTCTTCAACTCGGTGCAGCAGCGGCTCGTCGCCTTCTACCCGGGCCCGGCCGGCGCGACCGAGTCGGAACTGCCGATGGCTGGCTGGGATGGGGTGCTCGCCGCGCACCCGGGGCTGGCGACGCTGCGCCCCGACGTGGAGGCGCTGCTGGTGCGGCGCCCGACGCCGGGCGCCGCCCACTCCGGCTCGTGCCACCTGGTGCCGATCGACGTCTGTTACGAGCTGGTCGGCACGCTGCGGCAGGGCTGGCGGGGCTTCGACGGCGGCACCGAGGCGCGGGCCGCGCTGGCCGCCTTCTTCGCGCTGGTCGACGAGCGGAGCGTCGACGGATGA
- a CDS encoding NifU family protein — protein MESQIPAAAQSDWAAAGDRIDALVTASAAGGAVARERAEELVRLVVDLYGAGLERLLELLHERDALGDDVLEALAADGLVSSLLLVHGLHPESASTRVANALAAVAPGGEATLIEITRDGIARVRMTASGCSSGALKASVESAIADAAPEVVTIEMVEPERSAGTVIPVDSLFSRVGPAAS, from the coding sequence GTGGAATCGCAGATCCCGGCCGCCGCCCAGTCCGACTGGGCGGCGGCCGGCGACCGCATCGACGCACTGGTCACGGCGAGCGCGGCCGGCGGTGCGGTGGCCCGCGAACGGGCCGAGGAACTCGTCCGGCTCGTCGTCGACCTCTACGGCGCGGGCCTGGAACGGCTGCTCGAACTGCTGCACGAGCGCGACGCCCTCGGTGACGACGTGCTCGAGGCGCTGGCCGCCGACGGACTGGTCTCCAGCCTGTTGCTGGTGCACGGTCTGCACCCGGAGAGCGCGTCGACCCGGGTGGCCAACGCGCTCGCGGCGGTCGCGCCCGGCGGCGAGGCCACGCTCATCGAGATCACCCGCGACGGGATCGCCCGGGTACGCATGACCGCCAGCGGCTGCTCCTCGGGCGCCCTGAAGGCCTCGGTCGAGTCGGCGATCGCCGACGCCGCACCCGAGGTGGTGACCATCGAGATGGTCGAGCCGGAGCGGTCGGCCGGCACGGTCATCCCGGTCGACTCGTTGTTCAGCCGGGTCGGGCCGGCGGCCTCGTGA